A stretch of the Staphylococcus sp. NRL 16/872 genome encodes the following:
- a CDS encoding Bcr/CflA family efflux MFS transporter: MQNTTSTKLPLFLIIILGVMTAFGPMTIDMYSPALPTVQHHFGSSASEVQLTLSFAMIGLALGQFLFGPLSDVFGYKRMGIITLCIFLLTSVSSIFVTHLSFFITIRLVQGLTAGGIIVIAKAFAGEKYEGDILAKFLASLMVVNGIITIIVPLLGGLSLTLGSWRIIFVLLTIISLALLCSFAVNMPATHNEHHRTLNFKSIFLDFGQLLRKPGFVIPMILQGLTYVMLFSFSSASPFITQKIYHMTPQQFSVMIAINGIGLIAVSQIVAILVTYVHRYHLFIYLTLIQIFGVILISLTLILHGPLWILLIAFFLNVCPVASIGPLGFSMAMEERTGGSGNSSSLLGLFQFILGGIISPLVGLKGEYNVMPYVLVITIAAILLIALQVIYFRHHYRKNI, encoded by the coding sequence ATGCAAAATACAACAAGCACTAAACTACCCTTATTTTTAATTATTATTTTAGGTGTTATGACTGCTTTCGGGCCAATGACGATTGACATGTATTCACCGGCATTGCCTACCGTCCAACATCACTTTGGCTCTTCTGCTTCTGAAGTTCAGCTCACTCTATCATTTGCAATGATTGGCTTAGCGTTAGGACAATTTTTGTTTGGTCCTCTATCAGACGTGTTTGGATATAAACGAATGGGTATCATCACTTTATGTATTTTTCTCTTAACTTCTGTAAGTTCAATCTTTGTCACTCACCTCTCGTTTTTTATTACTATACGCTTGGTTCAAGGATTGACTGCAGGTGGTATTATTGTGATTGCTAAAGCATTTGCAGGTGAAAAATATGAAGGAGATATACTCGCTAAATTTCTAGCTTCATTAATGGTGGTTAATGGCATTATAACAATAATTGTGCCCCTTTTAGGTGGACTGTCATTGACACTAGGTTCATGGAGAATCATTTTCGTACTTTTAACTATAATTAGCCTCGCGCTCTTATGTAGTTTTGCAGTAAATATGCCTGCTACTCATAATGAACACCATCGCACTTTAAATTTTAAATCGATATTCTTAGATTTCGGCCAATTATTAAGAAAGCCAGGTTTCGTTATCCCTATGATCTTACAGGGCTTAACGTACGTGATGTTATTTAGCTTTTCATCTGCTTCTCCATTTATCACGCAGAAGATTTATCACATGACACCACAACAATTTAGTGTAATGATTGCTATAAATGGCATAGGTCTTATAGCTGTAAGTCAAATCGTGGCGATATTAGTCACATATGTTCATCGCTATCATTTGTTTATTTATTTAACTTTAATTCAAATTTTCGGCGTGATATTAATCTCATTGACATTGATTTTACATGGTCCATTATGGATATTACTTATCGCCTTTTTCTTGAATGTTTGCCCAGTAGCATCAATTGGTCCTCTGGGATTTTCAATGGCTATGGAAGAACGTACTGGAGGAAGTGGCAATTCTTCAAGTTTATTAGGTTTATTTCAATTTATACTTGGGGGCATTATCTCTCCCTTAGTTGGTTTAAAAGGGGAATATAATGTTATGCCATATGTTTTAGTTATTACAATCGCAGCAATCTTATTAATCGCCCTTCAAGTGATCTATTTTAGACATCACTACCGAAAAAATATTTAA
- a CDS encoding type I toxin-antitoxin system Fst family toxin — translation MLDNFVHIMTTATSGCIVALFAYWLRNRNDKKK, via the coding sequence ATGCTTGATAACTTTGTTCACATCATGACCACAGCAACAAGTGGTTGTATCGTTGCATTATTTGCATATTGGCTACGCAATCGCAACGATAAGAAAAAATAG
- a CDS encoding glycerate kinase, which translates to MPINKIVIATDSFKESMSAKEAGLAIQRGFQKIFNEDIAYDIIPMADGGEGTTDALKEALNAKTYKVKVHDPLYRDIEASYARSQDNSVAIIEMAAASGLDLLKSHERDPLRASTFGVGELIKDALDHGVSKIILGLGGSATNDGGSGMLAALDVKFLGENEETLPLGGGYLSHLARIDISQLDSRLEHVQFEVACDVNNPLLGDNGATTVYGPQKGVTDKMIPKLDSALATYHDMIERDINKNVKDVPGAGAAGGLGAGILAFFPNASLSKGIDIVLQETQFLKRVKDADLVITGEGKMDAQTIYGKTPIGVAQAAKQYDIPVVAICGSLGDGYEAVYEHGIDSAFSIIEQPMEIDELLTKGKDNIQRIAENVARLFQQVINK; encoded by the coding sequence ATGCCAATTAATAAAATTGTAATTGCAACTGATTCATTTAAAGAGAGCATGTCAGCTAAAGAAGCTGGTTTAGCCATTCAGCGTGGCTTTCAAAAAATATTTAATGAAGACATCGCCTATGACATTATTCCAATGGCAGATGGCGGTGAAGGCACGACTGACGCGTTAAAGGAAGCCTTAAATGCTAAAACATATAAAGTGAAGGTTCATGACCCACTCTATCGCGACATTGAAGCGAGTTACGCACGTTCACAAGATAACAGTGTGGCAATTATTGAAATGGCTGCTGCTTCCGGTTTAGACTTATTGAAATCTCATGAACGCGATCCATTAAGGGCTTCTACCTTTGGAGTAGGAGAATTGATTAAAGATGCGTTAGATCATGGTGTTTCAAAGATTATATTAGGACTGGGTGGAAGCGCGACGAATGACGGTGGTAGTGGCATGCTTGCTGCACTTGACGTTAAATTTCTAGGTGAAAATGAGGAAACCTTACCTTTAGGTGGTGGTTATCTTTCACACCTAGCACGTATCGATATCTCTCAATTAGATTCACGACTAGAGCATGTGCAGTTTGAAGTCGCTTGTGACGTCAATAATCCTTTATTAGGTGATAATGGCGCAACCACTGTGTATGGACCACAAAAAGGTGTCACAGATAAGATGATACCAAAGTTGGATTCCGCCTTAGCTACCTATCATGATATGATTGAAAGAGACATTAATAAAAATGTTAAAGATGTACCTGGTGCCGGTGCGGCTGGTGGCTTAGGTGCAGGTATTCTAGCATTTTTCCCAAATGCTTCCCTATCCAAAGGTATCGATATCGTTCTTCAGGAGACCCAATTTTTAAAGAGAGTAAAAGATGCAGATTTAGTCATCACTGGAGAAGGAAAAATGGATGCGCAAACGATTTATGGCAAGACGCCCATTGGTGTAGCACAAGCTGCGAAACAGTACGATATCCCTGTCGTAGCAATTTGTGGTAGCTTAGGCGATGGCTATGAAGCGGTTTATGAGCATGGCATTGATAGTGCCTTTAGCATCATCGAGCAACCTATGGAGATAGATGAGTTATTAACTAAAGGGAAAGATAATATTCAACGTATCGCTGAAAATGTGGCACGATTATTCCAACAAGTAATAAACAAATAA
- a CDS encoding GtrA family protein, translating to MKLTKTHYEIIKFVIVGGINTLDYYVVYLMLLKLFNVHYMLSHIIGFVVSFIISYYLNCYFVYNVKPTLKKFLSFPLTQVANMGMQTLFLYVFVRWFNLPSEIAPFVGLVITIPITFVMSKWLLRDK from the coding sequence ATGAAGTTAACCAAAACACACTATGAAATTATAAAATTTGTAATCGTCGGCGGTATTAATACGCTAGATTATTACGTAGTGTACTTAATGTTACTAAAGCTATTTAATGTACATTATATGCTCAGTCATATTATAGGTTTTGTAGTGAGTTTTATTATTTCTTATTATTTAAATTGTTATTTTGTTTATAATGTAAAACCAACGTTGAAAAAGTTCTTAAGTTTTCCCTTAACACAAGTTGCAAATATGGGAATGCAGACATTATTTTTATATGTTTTCGTGAGATGGTTTAATCTTCCATCTGAAATCGCGCCCTTTGTGGGGTTAGTTATTACTATCCCAATCACATTTGTAATGTCTAAGTGGTTATTACGTGATAAGTAA
- a CDS encoding cation diffusion facilitator family transporter, which produces MSQSENLKLAQRGAYLSLVVYIILSVSKYITGFVYDSAAVRADALNNMTDIIVSIAVIVGLKISIKPADKNHPYGHLKSENISTLLVSFIIMFVGIQVVIENAPRIITQEHHTPNAITIIISLISGIVMIGVYAINHRLAKKTKSSSLDSAAKDNLSDGLVSIGTAIGLVFTQFGLSIVDVILATLLGVLIVYTGFGIFRDSIFALSDGFNEKDLEEYRNEVLEVKDVKDVKSVKGRYHGSSIFLDVTIVVDAHLSLQEAHEICDKVESHLHSIGISSVYVHPEPDTLD; this is translated from the coding sequence ATGTCTCAAAGTGAAAACCTAAAGCTAGCTCAAAGAGGCGCTTATCTAAGTTTAGTGGTATATATTATTCTTTCAGTGTCTAAATATATTACTGGATTTGTATATGATTCAGCTGCAGTTAGGGCTGATGCTTTAAATAATATGACTGACATTATAGTATCTATTGCGGTTATTGTAGGACTTAAGATTTCTATCAAACCAGCTGACAAGAACCATCCATATGGTCATTTAAAATCTGAGAATATTTCAACATTATTAGTATCATTTATTATTATGTTTGTTGGGATTCAAGTAGTGATTGAAAACGCCCCTCGTATCATTACACAGGAACATCATACGCCTAATGCAATTACCATTATCATCAGTTTGATCAGTGGGATAGTAATGATTGGCGTCTATGCAATCAATCATCGATTAGCCAAAAAAACAAAAAGCAGTTCTTTAGATTCTGCTGCAAAAGATAATCTGTCTGACGGTTTAGTTAGTATTGGTACTGCCATTGGTTTAGTTTTCACCCAATTTGGCTTATCTATTGTGGACGTTATATTAGCAACACTATTAGGTGTACTTATTGTCTATACCGGTTTCGGTATTTTTAGAGATTCCATATTTGCTTTAAGTGATGGTTTTAATGAAAAGGATTTGGAAGAGTATCGTAATGAGGTATTAGAGGTCAAAGACGTGAAAGATGTAAAAAGTGTAAAAGGACGTTATCACGGTAGTAGTATCTTTTTAGATGTCACAATTGTCGTTGATGCACACTTATCATTACAAGAAGCCCATGAGATTTGTGATAAAGTGGAATCACATTTACATAGCATTGGTATTTCTTCAGTATATGTTCATCCAGAACCAGATACTTTAGATTAA
- a CDS encoding 2,3-diphosphoglycerate-dependent phosphoglycerate mutase: protein MPKLILCRHGQSEWNAKNLFTGWEDVQLSDQGRDEAIKSGRKLKESGIEIDVAYTSLLTRALETTQYLLAESDQQWIPVHKSWRLNERHYGKLQGLNKDEARKEFGEEQVHQWRRSYDVKPPAETEEQRESYLKDRRYRHLDHRMMPYSESLKTTLERVVPIWTDRISQHLLDGETVLVAAHGNSIRALIKYLDNISDEDIVGYEIKTGAPLIYELDEHLNVTNHYYL, encoded by the coding sequence ATGCCAAAATTAATCTTATGCCGTCACGGACAAAGTGAATGGAATGCTAAAAACTTATTTACTGGTTGGGAAGATGTTCAATTATCTGATCAAGGTCGAGATGAAGCGATTAAATCTGGACGCAAATTGAAAGAGAGCGGTATTGAAATTGATGTAGCGTACACATCATTATTAACTAGAGCTTTAGAAACAACTCAATATTTATTAGCTGAATCTGATCAACAATGGATCCCAGTTCATAAAAGTTGGCGTTTAAATGAGCGTCACTATGGTAAACTACAAGGTTTAAATAAAGACGAAGCACGTAAAGAATTTGGTGAGGAACAAGTGCATCAATGGCGTCGTTCATACGATGTGAAACCACCAGCAGAAACTGAAGAACAACGAGAATCATATTTAAAAGATCGTCGTTATCGTCATTTAGATCATCGCATGATGCCATATTCTGAAAGTCTAAAAACAACGCTTGAACGTGTGGTGCCAATTTGGACGGATAGAATTTCACAACATTTATTAGATGGAGAAACTGTGTTAGTCGCAGCACATGGTAACTCAATCCGTGCGCTTATTAAATATTTAGACAACATTTCTGATGAAGATATTGTTGGCTATGAAATTAAAACAGGTGCACCATTAATCTATGAATTAGATGAACACTTAAACGTTACAAATCATTATTATTTATAA
- a CDS encoding putative metal homeostasis protein, which translates to MKQDLQTARRNLNSPNIKTRKRALKIIKQSKHK; encoded by the coding sequence ATGAAACAAGATTTACAAACTGCACGACGTAATTTGAACAGCCCTAACATTAAAACACGTAAACGCGCATTAAAAATAATTAAACAATCTAAACATAAATAA
- a CDS encoding MDR family MFS transporter, which produces MSHKRKLAMIYTMLLGGFFGLLNETLLTTALPRIMKDFNIEYSQVQWLTTAFLLTNGVVVPLSAFIIQRYTTRQVFLTGIAIFLIGTLLGGFSPNFEVLLSARIIQALGSGIMMPLMMTTILDIFEPHERGKYMGFFGLVIGLAPAIGPTLSGYLVEYFNWRSLFHVVAPISAITFILALKIVKNVGTNVKAPIDMISIVLSILGFGGLLYGVSSISHDGWDNPIVLMTIIGGVILVGLFIWRQQRLETPLLSFKVFKNKEFAVGLAIMAVTMISMIGSETVLPMFVQNVLNRTPVDSGLILLPGAIVMAIMSMISGWLYETFGAKVLAIIGMLIVIVTTSYFVFMDEHTSTMMLATIYAIRMIGIALGLMPIMTHTMNQLTPELNAHGSSMTNTIQQISGSIGTAGLITILSSASKSFKPTMSEYQGMNKQDMAHQIQLDAVLHGYHAGFLFALGITVISLLLTFLIKSKKKVKAESENN; this is translated from the coding sequence ATGTCGCATAAAAGAAAATTAGCAATGATTTATACAATGTTATTAGGCGGTTTCTTTGGATTATTAAATGAAACTTTACTAACGACTGCGTTACCGCGAATTATGAAAGATTTTAATATAGAATATTCGCAAGTACAGTGGCTGACAACAGCCTTTCTATTAACAAATGGGGTAGTCGTACCATTATCGGCATTTATTATTCAACGATATACGACGAGACAAGTATTCTTAACGGGGATTGCTATCTTCTTAATAGGTACATTATTAGGAGGATTCAGTCCGAATTTCGAAGTTTTATTGAGTGCGCGCATCATTCAAGCATTAGGATCAGGCATAATGATGCCTCTTATGATGACGACGATACTTGATATTTTTGAACCACACGAACGTGGTAAGTATATGGGCTTTTTTGGCTTAGTGATTGGTTTAGCACCAGCCATAGGTCCAACGTTATCTGGTTATTTAGTAGAATATTTTAATTGGAGATCATTATTCCACGTAGTAGCACCAATTTCAGCAATTACATTTATTCTTGCTTTGAAAATTGTTAAAAATGTGGGTACTAACGTTAAAGCACCGATTGATATGATTTCGATTGTGTTATCCATTTTAGGTTTCGGTGGATTACTTTATGGTGTAAGCTCGATTTCGCACGATGGTTGGGATAATCCGATTGTTTTAATGACCATTATAGGTGGTGTCATCTTAGTAGGGCTATTTATTTGGAGACAACAACGACTTGAAACACCGTTACTTAGTTTCAAAGTGTTTAAAAATAAAGAATTTGCGGTTGGTTTAGCGATTATGGCGGTAACAATGATTTCAATGATTGGTTCTGAAACCGTCTTACCCATGTTTGTACAAAATGTCTTAAATCGTACACCTGTAGATTCTGGATTGATTTTGCTTCCAGGAGCGATTGTCATGGCGATTATGTCAATGATATCTGGTTGGTTATATGAAACCTTTGGCGCTAAAGTTTTAGCCATTATTGGCATGTTAATTGTCATTGTAACGACATCTTACTTTGTCTTTATGGATGAACACACATCAACGATGATGCTCGCAACGATTTATGCGATTCGTATGATTGGTATTGCTTTAGGATTAATGCCGATTATGACACATACAATGAATCAATTGACACCAGAATTAAACGCGCATGGCTCTTCAATGACGAACACCATTCAACAAATTTCAGGTTCGATTGGAACTGCAGGTTTAATTACTATCTTAAGTTCAGCGAGTAAAAGTTTTAAACCAACAATGAGTGAATATCAAGGTATGAATAAGCAAGACATGGCGCATCAAATTCAGCTCGACGCCGTGTTACATGGTTATCATGCTGGTTTCCTATTTGCACTCGGTATTACGGTGATCAGTTTATTGTTAACTTTTCTCATTAAAAGTAAAAAGAAAGTAAAAGCTGAGTCGGAAAATAATTAA
- a CDS encoding transporter substrate-binding domain-containing protein gives MKRLLFVALALIFVLAACGNSGSSDKNSDSKSSSSSDNKTLKVGTEGTYAPFTFHNKKDQLTGYDIDVIKAVAKEEGYKLKFNETSWDSMFAGLDAKRFDVIANQVGINKEREQKYKFSKPYTYSSAVLVVRENEKNIKSFNDVKGKKLAQTFTSNYGKLAKDKGADITKVDGFNQAMDLLLSNRVDGTFNDSLSYLDYKKQKPNAKIKAIKGNAEQSKSAFTFNKSVDDKVVSDFNKGLDKLKENGKLEEIGKKWFGENVSEPK, from the coding sequence ATGAAAAGACTTTTATTTGTAGCTTTAGCACTAATCTTTGTGTTAGCTGCTTGTGGTAATAGTGGGTCATCTGATAAGAACAGTGATTCAAAATCTAGCAGTAGTAGCGATAATAAAACATTAAAAGTAGGTACTGAAGGTACATATGCACCATTTACGTTCCACAATAAAAAAGATCAATTAACTGGTTATGATATTGATGTAATCAAAGCAGTAGCGAAAGAAGAAGGATACAAGCTTAAATTCAATGAAACTTCATGGGATTCAATGTTTGCTGGTTTAGACGCTAAACGTTTTGACGTGATTGCTAACCAAGTCGGTATTAACAAAGAAAGAGAACAAAAATATAAATTCTCTAAACCTTACACATACTCAAGCGCAGTATTAGTTGTACGTGAAAATGAAAAAAATATTAAATCATTTAATGACGTTAAAGGTAAAAAATTAGCGCAAACATTTACATCTAACTACGGTAAATTAGCTAAAGATAAAGGCGCAGATATTACTAAAGTAGATGGCTTTAACCAAGCAATGGATTTATTATTATCTAACCGTGTAGACGGTACGTTTAACGATAGTTTATCTTACTTAGATTATAAAAAACAAAAACCTAATGCCAAAATCAAAGCGATTAAAGGTAACGCAGAACAAAGTAAATCAGCATTTACATTTAATAAAAGTGTAGATGACAAAGTCGTTTCCGATTTCAATAAAGGCCTTGATAAACTTAAAGAAAACGGTAAATTAGAAGAAATCGGTAAGAAATGGTTCGGTGAAAATGTTTCTGAGCCTAAATAG
- a CDS encoding amino acid ABC transporter permease gives MFLSLNSQQQHALDAARQAFGPMLEGLVKYSIPITIVTFILGLIIALFTALMRISTSKILKGIARVYVSIIRGTPMIVQLFIIFYGIPELGRLITGNADEQWTLSSVLSAIIGLSLNVGAYASEIIRGGIISIPKGQTEAAYSIGMNYRQTIQRIILPQAIRVSIPALGNTFLGLIKDTSLLGFILVAEMFRKAQEVASTTYEYFTIYILVAVMYWVVCFIISVIQSFYESYIERGYSS, from the coding sequence ATGTTTCTGAGCCTAAATAGTCAACAACAACACGCACTTGATGCAGCAAGACAAGCATTTGGACCAATGTTGGAAGGTTTAGTAAAATACTCTATTCCAATTACTATCGTTACCTTTATATTAGGTTTAATTATTGCTTTATTTACAGCGTTAATGCGTATTTCTACAAGTAAGATTCTAAAAGGAATTGCACGTGTTTATGTATCTATTATTCGAGGGACACCAATGATTGTTCAATTGTTCATTATCTTCTATGGTATCCCTGAATTAGGACGTTTAATTACGGGTAATGCTGACGAACAGTGGACGCTCTCATCTGTATTATCAGCTATTATTGGGTTATCTCTTAATGTAGGCGCTTATGCCTCAGAAATTATTCGTGGTGGTATTATTTCTATACCTAAAGGACAAACAGAAGCGGCATACTCTATCGGCATGAACTATCGTCAAACGATTCAACGCATTATTTTACCTCAAGCAATTCGTGTATCGATTCCAGCTTTAGGTAATACGTTCTTAGGACTAATTAAAGATACGTCTCTTTTAGGATTTATCTTAGTAGCTGAGATGTTCCGTAAAGCTCAGGAAGTAGCTTCTACAACATATGAATACTTCACAATTTATATTCTTGTAGCTGTTATGTACTGGGTTGTATGTTTCATTATTTCGGTTATCCAAAGCTTCTATGAATCATATATTGAAAGAGGGTATAGCTCATGA
- a CDS encoding amino acid ABC transporter ATP-binding protein, translated as MIELSGIHKSFNDKEVIKGIDLNVDKGEVVTLIGRSGSGKTTLLRMINALEIPTEGNVTVNGESYTANNKKSQINVRKQSGMVFQSYNLFPHKTALENVMEGLVTVKKMSKVDAKERAMGLLEKVGLTSVKDQRPHALSGGQQQRVAIARALAMSPKVMLFDEPTSALDPELVNDVLKVIKELADEGMTMVIVTHEMRFAKEVSNKIIFINEGRIGEQGSPDEMFNHPKTEGLRRFLNVINEN; from the coding sequence ATGATTGAATTAAGTGGTATCCATAAATCATTCAATGATAAAGAAGTGATTAAAGGCATTGATTTAAATGTTGATAAAGGAGAAGTTGTGACACTCATTGGTCGCTCAGGTTCTGGTAAAACAACATTGTTGCGTATGATTAATGCTTTAGAAATTCCAACTGAAGGTAATGTGACGGTTAATGGCGAAAGCTATACAGCTAACAATAAGAAGTCTCAAATTAACGTTCGTAAACAATCAGGAATGGTTTTCCAAAGTTACAATCTTTTTCCACATAAAACAGCTTTAGAAAATGTGATGGAAGGTTTAGTAACTGTTAAGAAGATGAGTAAAGTAGATGCTAAAGAAAGAGCGATGGGACTATTAGAAAAGGTTGGATTAACAAGTGTTAAAGACCAACGTCCACACGCTTTATCTGGTGGTCAACAACAACGTGTAGCTATAGCAAGAGCATTAGCGATGAGTCCGAAAGTGATGTTGTTTGATGAACCAACCTCTGCATTAGACCCTGAATTAGTTAATGATGTATTAAAAGTCATTAAAGAACTAGCAGATGAAGGCATGACAATGGTCATCGTGACACATGAAATGCGCTTTGCTAAAGAAGTTTCAAATAAAATCATCTTCATTAATGAAGGAAGAATAGGCGAACAAGGCTCTCCAGATGAGATGTTTAATCATCCTAAGACAGAGGGACTTCGCAGATTTTTAAATGTTATTAATGAAAACTAA
- a CDS encoding aminoacyltransferase, with product MKFVNLTPEEFEKFTTENFSHYTQSRIHFENRNEMKNDVHIVGVKDEEGKVIAGTLMTEARALKIYKYFYTHRGPVMDYSDIQLVHFFFKSLTAYLKKHNCLFVLVDPYILENLRNADGEILESYDNRAVIKTLEDLGYKHQGWSVGYSTMSQIRWLSILDLEDKTEDQLLKEMDYQTRRNIKKTYEMGVKVRTLPMEETDTFFELFQMAEEKHGFKFRDKPYFYEMQKTYQDHAMLKLAYIDLKDYLSTLQQKHDDLTKQLADVDEALKESPNSKKNKNKKTQIEQQLNSNERKLNETKEKIAAEGETLNLAAALYIYNDHEVYYLSSGSNPKYNAYMGAYRLQWEMIKFAKEHNIDRYNFYGITGDFGEDAEDYGVQQFKKGFNANVYEYIGDFIKPIKPLAYRAKQLLERRK from the coding sequence ATGAAATTCGTTAATTTAACACCTGAAGAATTTGAAAAATTTACAACAGAAAATTTTTCACATTACACTCAATCGCGCATTCATTTTGAAAATAGAAATGAAATGAAAAACGACGTGCATATAGTAGGTGTCAAAGATGAGGAAGGCAAAGTTATTGCTGGAACTTTAATGACTGAAGCACGTGCCCTAAAAATCTATAAATATTTCTATACTCATCGTGGTCCTGTAATGGATTATAGTGATATCCAATTAGTTCATTTTTTCTTTAAATCATTAACAGCTTACTTAAAAAAACACAACTGCTTATTCGTTTTAGTAGATCCTTATATTTTAGAAAACTTACGAAATGCCGATGGTGAAATTTTAGAAAGTTATGATAATCGCGCCGTGATTAAAACATTAGAAGACTTAGGCTATAAACACCAAGGTTGGTCTGTAGGTTATAGTACGATGAGCCAAATTCGTTGGTTATCTATTCTAGATCTTGAAGATAAAACGGAAGATCAGTTATTAAAAGAAATGGACTATCAAACACGCCGTAATATTAAAAAAACGTATGAAATGGGTGTTAAGGTAAGAACATTACCAATGGAAGAAACAGATACTTTCTTCGAACTTTTCCAAATGGCAGAAGAAAAACACGGTTTCAAATTTAGAGATAAACCATATTTCTATGAAATGCAAAAAACTTATCAAGACCACGCCATGTTAAAACTTGCATATATTGATTTAAAAGACTATCTATCTACTCTTCAACAAAAACACGATGATTTAACGAAACAATTAGCTGATGTTGATGAAGCATTAAAAGAAAGTCCTAACTCTAAGAAAAATAAAAATAAGAAAACACAAATTGAACAACAGTTAAATAGTAATGAACGTAAACTCAATGAAACTAAAGAAAAAATTGCTGCTGAAGGTGAAACTTTAAATTTAGCAGCCGCACTTTATATTTATAATGACCATGAAGTATACTATTTATCAAGTGGTTCTAACCCTAAATACAATGCTTATATGGGCGCTTATCGTTTACAATGGGAAATGATTAAATTTGCCAAAGAACATAATATTGATCGCTATAATTTCTACGGTATTACAGGAGACTTCGGTGAAGATGCTGAAGATTATGGTGTACAACAATTTAAAAAAGGGTTTAATGCCAATGTCTACGAATATATCGGAGACTTTATTAAGCCAATTAAACCATTAGCTTATCGTGCAAAACAATTATTAGAACGTCGAAAATAA
- a CDS encoding DUF4467 domain-containing protein, which translates to MKKLIVTISVCVLFLAGCGNDKYTNKIDKAVKLQDQKQERLAKNDQGDVVKHFDKKDANIYVFEKGKYVVLAYKPLNNNEEVHYYTYQFNGKKAKYLEHFDTKQYIDSHDSDYKEENMN; encoded by the coding sequence TTGAAAAAATTAATTGTAACGATAAGTGTATGTGTACTATTTTTAGCAGGGTGTGGCAATGATAAGTACACAAATAAAATAGATAAAGCGGTGAAGTTACAAGATCAGAAACAAGAACGACTTGCCAAAAATGATCAAGGCGATGTGGTAAAACATTTTGATAAGAAAGATGCAAATATCTATGTATTTGAAAAAGGTAAATATGTAGTATTAGCATACAAACCTTTGAATAACAATGAAGAAGTTCATTATTATACTTATCAATTTAACGGTAAAAAAGCTAAATACTTAGAACATTTTGATACAAAACAATATATTGATAGTCATGATTCAGATTATAAAGAGGAAAATATGAATTAA
- a CDS encoding thioredoxin domain-containing protein: protein MKKILLAGSALIILLVVIGACSKNKKEQTPPKTRDGKILIVEYGDYKCPYCKKVEEKVMPTIKKQYIDTNKVEYQFVNAGFLAKDSIVGSRAGNVVEKIAPKEYLTFQHNVYAQQQDEDKKWLTEDFLDKEIDKLAISQTDKANIKKEYKTKNSDAWKKADEQKKLTKEHHIKSVPTVFINGKKVEDPYKVEGWKKYL, encoded by the coding sequence ATGAAAAAAATATTATTAGCAGGCAGTGCATTAATTATATTGCTTGTAGTTATTGGCGCATGTTCTAAAAACAAGAAAGAGCAAACACCGCCTAAAACTAGAGATGGTAAAATATTAATCGTTGAATACGGAGATTATAAATGTCCATATTGTAAAAAAGTAGAAGAAAAAGTAATGCCTACCATCAAAAAACAATATATTGATACTAATAAAGTAGAATATCAATTTGTGAATGCTGGATTTTTAGCTAAAGATTCTATAGTAGGATCAAGAGCTGGTAATGTAGTAGAAAAAATAGCACCTAAAGAATATTTAACTTTCCAACACAATGTTTATGCACAACAACAAGATGAAGATAAAAAATGGTTAACTGAAGATTTCCTAGATAAAGAAATCGATAAATTAGCCATTTCACAAACAGATAAAGCAAACATTAAGAAAGAATATAAAACTAAAAATAGTGATGCATGGAAAAAAGCTGATGAACAGAAAAAATTAACAAAAGAGCATCATATTAAATCTGTTCCTACAGTATTTATTAATGGTAAAAAAGTAGAAGATCCGTATAAAGTTGAAGGATGGAAAAAATATTTATAA